In the genome of Sinobacterium caligoides, one region contains:
- the prmA gene encoding 50S ribosomal protein L11 methyltransferase: protein MPWIQINFDTDPEHASGLEDALLEAGSVAVTLQDNADQPLFEPALGETPLWSQTRVTALFDAEVDLQMALRMIEACYQQPLPPHRSEILEDKDWEREWIKSYQPMCFGDRLWICPSWIEPPEPTAVNILLDPGLAFGTGTHPTTAQCLEWLDAAELKDKVVVDYGCGSGILAIAALLLGASKVIGVDIDPQALLASRDNARRNNIEDERFELYYPTQMAEHHPDLKADLVLANILAGPLVELSDTLIELAKPGADIVLSGVLDVQADSIRECYSKRCEVLKIVNQEEWIRVDARKPADTLPK, encoded by the coding sequence ATGCCTTGGATTCAGATCAACTTCGACACCGACCCAGAACACGCCTCAGGCCTCGAAGATGCCTTACTAGAGGCTGGCAGTGTCGCCGTTACCCTGCAAGACAACGCCGACCAACCGCTATTCGAACCCGCCCTCGGTGAAACCCCACTGTGGTCACAGACACGAGTAACAGCACTATTCGATGCAGAAGTTGATCTACAGATGGCGCTGCGTATGATCGAAGCCTGCTATCAGCAACCACTACCACCACATCGCAGTGAAATTCTCGAAGACAAAGACTGGGAACGCGAGTGGATTAAAAGCTATCAACCAATGTGCTTTGGTGACCGCCTGTGGATTTGCCCGAGCTGGATTGAGCCCCCCGAGCCTACAGCCGTCAATATTCTACTCGATCCCGGCCTCGCCTTCGGTACAGGCACCCACCCAACCACAGCCCAGTGTTTAGAGTGGCTTGACGCCGCCGAGCTGAAGGACAAGGTGGTCGTCGATTACGGTTGCGGCTCCGGCATCCTCGCTATTGCCGCATTATTACTCGGAGCTAGTAAAGTCATCGGCGTCGATATCGACCCTCAAGCCCTGCTTGCTAGCCGCGATAATGCCCGCCGTAATAACATCGAAGACGAGCGCTTCGAACTCTATTACCCCACACAAATGGCCGAGCACCACCCCGACCTAAAGGCTGACCTCGTGCTCGCCAATATCCTTGCTGGCCCTCTCGTTGAGCTCTCGGACACCCTCATCGAGCTAGCCAAACCTGGTGCCGACATCGTTCTCTCCGGTGTACTCGACGTACAGGCAGACAGCATTCGCGAGTGCTATAGCAAGCGTTGCGAGGTACTCAAGATCGTCAACCAGGAGGAGTGGATCCGTGTCGATGCCAGAAAACCAGCGGACACATTGCCCAAGTAG
- the purD gene encoding phosphoribosylamine--glycine ligase, with product MNVLIIGGGGREHALAWKAAQSQDVDTVFLAPGNAGSLAEAKLKNVDIDVMDFTALADFAESNHCALTIVGPEAPLVEGVVDYFASRQLRCFGPSQGAAQLEGSKAFTKDFLQRHNIPTGAYQNFTEVEPAIAYLRQMGAPIVVKADGLAAGKGVIVAETLEQAEEAVRDMLSGNAFGDAGCRVVIEEFLAGEEASFIVIVDGENVLAMATSQDHKRVGEGDTGPNTGGMGAYSPAPVVTDVIHQRIMDEVIYPTVRGMASEGNDYTGFLYAGLMIDADGTPKVIEYNCRFGDPETQPIMMRLQSDLVALCNAALDKKLDQTTAQWDPRPAVGVVLAAGGYPAAYDKGDIISGLDTIDESIGKVFHAGTKLIDDKVTTSGGRVLCATALGQDVTTAQQQAYRLVKQIDWPGVYYRTDIGYRAIKRESASKK from the coding sequence ATGAATGTACTAATAATCGGTGGTGGTGGACGCGAGCACGCCCTCGCCTGGAAGGCCGCTCAATCACAAGACGTCGACACCGTCTTTCTAGCCCCCGGCAACGCCGGCAGCCTGGCAGAAGCTAAGCTAAAAAATGTTGATATCGACGTGATGGACTTTACCGCCCTCGCTGATTTCGCCGAGAGCAACCATTGCGCGCTCACCATTGTCGGCCCCGAGGCCCCCCTCGTCGAAGGTGTCGTCGACTATTTTGCAAGCCGCCAGTTACGCTGCTTTGGTCCTAGCCAAGGCGCCGCTCAACTCGAAGGCTCTAAAGCCTTTACCAAAGACTTTCTACAGCGCCATAACATCCCTACCGGTGCCTATCAGAACTTTACCGAAGTCGAGCCTGCCATCGCCTATCTGCGCCAGATGGGTGCCCCGATTGTAGTCAAGGCTGACGGTCTTGCTGCCGGCAAAGGCGTCATCGTCGCCGAGACCTTAGAGCAAGCCGAAGAAGCGGTCCGCGACATGCTTTCCGGCAACGCCTTCGGCGATGCAGGCTGCCGCGTCGTCATCGAAGAGTTTCTCGCCGGCGAAGAGGCGAGTTTCATCGTCATCGTTGACGGTGAAAACGTTCTCGCAATGGCTACCAGCCAAGACCACAAACGCGTTGGTGAAGGTGACACCGGTCCCAACACTGGCGGCATGGGCGCATACTCACCAGCCCCTGTGGTCACTGATGTTATCCATCAACGCATTATGGATGAAGTCATCTACCCAACCGTTCGCGGCATGGCTAGCGAAGGCAACGACTATACCGGCTTCCTCTATGCCGGCTTGATGATCGACGCCGACGGCACACCAAAGGTAATCGAATATAACTGCCGCTTTGGCGACCCCGAGACCCAGCCCATCATGATGCGCCTGCAGTCCGATCTCGTCGCACTGTGCAACGCCGCCCTCGACAAGAAACTCGACCAAACCACAGCGCAATGGGATCCTCGCCCCGCTGTCGGCGTTGTTCTCGCCGCAGGCGGCTATCCCGCCGCCTACGACAAAGGCGACATCATCAGCGGTCTCGATACAATCGATGAGAGCATTGGCAAAGTCTTTCATGCTGGCACCAAGCTGATCGACGACAAGGTGACCACCTCAGGCGGTCGTGTACTCTGCGCCACAGCCCTCGGCCAAGATGTCACTACTGCACAGCAACAGGCTTACCGTCTCGTCAAGCAAATTGACTGGCCGGGCGTATACTACCGCACCGATATCGGTTATCGTGCTATTAAACGCGAATCAGCCTCTAAAAAATAA
- the purH gene encoding bifunctional phosphoribosylaminoimidazolecarboxamide formyltransferase/IMP cyclohydrolase: MSNLHPVKRALISVSDKSGIVEFATELSAQGVEILSTGGTYKLLKENNINVVEVSEYTGFPEMMDGRVKTLHPKVHGGILGRRGTDEQIMSEHGIDAIDMVVVNLYPFSATVANPDCSLEDAIENIDIGGPTMVRAAAKNHAHVNIVVNAGDYTAIIAEMKTNDGATSLETRFDLAIKAYEHTAAYDGAIANYFGKKVPGGNENFPRTFNSQFIKAQDMRYGENPHQNSAFYVEASPQQACIATAKQLQGKALSYNNIADTDAALECVKSFDAPACVIVKHANPCGVAVADNILDAYNLAFATDTESAFGGIIAFNRPLDAATAQAIVERQFVEVIIAPSVSAEAIEIVTAKKNVRLLECGQWEEATHSFDYKRVNGGLLVQDRDQGMVIGADLKVVSQRQPSEEEIRDLLFAWKVAKFVKSNAIVFAKNCQTVGVGAGQMSRINSARIAGIKAEHAGFEVAGSVMASDAFFPFRDGIDNAAQSGISCVIQPGGSMRDEEVIAAADEAGMAMVFTGMRHFRH, from the coding sequence ATGAGCAACCTACATCCCGTTAAACGCGCATTAATCAGCGTTTCCGACAAGAGCGGAATCGTCGAATTTGCCACTGAACTCAGCGCCCAAGGCGTCGAGATCCTCTCGACTGGCGGCACTTATAAGCTCCTCAAAGAAAACAATATCAATGTTGTCGAAGTCTCAGAGTACACCGGCTTCCCCGAAATGATGGATGGCCGCGTCAAGACATTGCACCCGAAAGTGCACGGTGGCATCCTCGGCCGTCGCGGCACCGATGAGCAAATAATGAGCGAACACGGTATCGACGCGATCGACATGGTCGTAGTGAACCTATACCCCTTCTCCGCCACCGTCGCCAACCCTGACTGCTCGCTCGAAGACGCCATAGAAAACATCGATATCGGTGGCCCAACCATGGTACGCGCCGCGGCCAAGAACCATGCGCACGTCAACATCGTCGTCAACGCCGGTGACTACACCGCCATTATCGCCGAGATGAAAACTAACGACGGCGCTACCAGCCTAGAGACCCGTTTCGATCTCGCTATCAAAGCCTATGAGCACACCGCCGCATACGATGGCGCCATCGCCAATTACTTCGGCAAGAAAGTACCCGGTGGTAACGAGAACTTCCCGCGTACCTTCAACAGCCAATTCATCAAAGCGCAGGACATGCGCTACGGTGAGAACCCACACCAGAACTCGGCCTTTTATGTCGAAGCCTCTCCGCAACAAGCCTGTATCGCCACGGCGAAGCAGCTGCAAGGTAAGGCCCTATCCTACAACAACATCGCCGATACCGATGCAGCCCTTGAGTGCGTTAAGAGCTTTGATGCGCCCGCCTGTGTCATCGTCAAACACGCCAATCCGTGTGGTGTTGCCGTTGCCGACAACATTCTAGATGCCTATAACCTCGCTTTCGCCACCGATACCGAGTCCGCCTTCGGTGGTATCATAGCCTTCAACCGCCCCCTTGATGCCGCCACGGCACAGGCCATCGTCGAGCGCCAGTTCGTCGAGGTCATTATCGCCCCTAGCGTCTCTGCCGAGGCCATTGAGATTGTCACCGCTAAAAAGAATGTGCGCCTACTCGAGTGCGGTCAATGGGAAGAGGCAACTCACTCCTTCGACTATAAGCGCGTCAACGGCGGACTATTAGTGCAAGACCGCGATCAAGGCATGGTAATCGGTGCCGACTTAAAAGTCGTCAGTCAACGCCAACCTTCAGAAGAAGAGATCCGCGACCTGTTATTTGCTTGGAAGGTGGCCAAGTTCGTTAAGTCTAACGCTATCGTCTTCGCCAAGAATTGCCAGACTGTCGGTGTCGGTGCAGGCCAGATGAGCCGTATCAACTCCGCGCGCATCGCTGGCATCAAAGCCGAACACGCTGGTTTCGAAGTAGCTGGTTCAGTCATGGCATCCGACGCCTTTTTCCCCTTCCGTGATGGCATCGACAATGCCGCACAGTCGGGCATCAGTTGCGTGATTCAACCCGGCGGCTCTATGCGTGACGAAGAAGTCATTGCCGCAGCCGACGAAGCTGGCATGGCCATGGTCTTCACCGGTATGCGCCACTTCCGCCACTAA
- a CDS encoding DUF3426 domain-containing protein, translated as MDTKVTQCPNCQTAFRVTGQQLTLAAGSVRCGSCLHIFQADTHWLDEEGNAPLLSNDSDKDDPLFDFKIGDDTVIPDHLSHEFAFDDDEDAAEDKPSQFSDSFINLKGIGESHSFNDIDVFESNSDNEDEGDEDEAWAKALLEEIEQSSAEELRAENHVAPPSTPPPATAQTSNSSNIAPAPEGGKEEGKEATCDNSLLSASAPISERQALVNAIESEPLELHHSRESRFPQAIWGGLSILALVVLLFQYAWFNMTELAHNPKLRPWYQQACSFIGCELPRLQDTNKIASHNLVVRPSADNPKLLNLDMIIINNATFAQPYPNIRITFSDMNNTLVSSRALSPGQYLRGELDGSRTMPPQRQIHIALKIISPSDDATNYRVSFEPTEKK; from the coding sequence ATGGACACGAAGGTCACTCAGTGCCCCAACTGCCAAACCGCCTTTCGAGTGACCGGTCAACAACTCACGCTCGCCGCTGGCAGTGTGCGCTGCGGCTCGTGCCTGCATATATTTCAAGCTGACACTCACTGGCTGGACGAGGAAGGTAACGCCCCTCTATTAAGCAACGACAGTGATAAAGACGACCCACTATTTGATTTCAAAATTGGTGACGACACGGTTATTCCCGACCACCTTAGTCACGAGTTCGCATTCGATGATGACGAAGACGCCGCCGAGGATAAGCCGAGCCAGTTTAGCGATAGCTTCATCAATCTAAAGGGCATCGGCGAGAGCCACAGCTTTAACGATATCGACGTCTTCGAAAGCAACAGCGACAATGAGGACGAAGGCGATGAAGACGAGGCTTGGGCGAAGGCCCTACTCGAGGAAATCGAGCAGAGTAGTGCAGAGGAGTTGCGTGCAGAGAATCACGTCGCCCCTCCCAGCACCCCCCCACCCGCTACCGCTCAAACGAGCAACAGCAGCAATATCGCACCAGCGCCAGAAGGGGGAAAAGAAGAGGGAAAGGAAGCAACTTGTGACAATAGCCTGCTCAGCGCCAGCGCCCCGATCAGCGAGCGCCAAGCATTAGTCAATGCTATTGAGAGCGAACCATTAGAGCTACATCACAGTCGGGAGTCACGGTTCCCTCAGGCTATCTGGGGTGGACTCAGCATCCTCGCACTCGTTGTACTGCTCTTTCAGTACGCCTGGTTCAATATGACAGAGCTCGCCCACAATCCCAAGCTGCGCCCCTGGTACCAGCAAGCCTGCTCCTTCATCGGCTGCGAGCTACCTCGCCTACAAGACACGAATAAAATAGCGAGCCACAACCTCGTGGTTCGCCCCAGTGCCGACAACCCGAAGCTATTAAACCTGGACATGATCATTATTAATAATGCTACATTTGCTCAGCCCTACCCCAATATCCGCATAACTTTCAGCGACATGAACAACACCCTTGTCAGTAGTAGAGCGCTGTCACCGGGTCAATACTTACGCGGTGAGCTCGACGGTAGTCGCACCATGCCACCACAGCGACAAATTCACATTGCGCTCAAGATCATCAGCCCCAGTGATGACGCAACCAATTACCGAGTCAGCTTCGAACCGACAGAAAAGAAATAA
- the fis gene encoding DNA-binding transcriptional regulator Fis — translation MTQTDSPTLTPESPGNELKNNFTQAPVASAQTLRDSVETALNNYFAHLDGQPVTQVYDMVLAEVEAPLLERVMKYTRNNQTKASVILGLNRGTLRKKLKQYDLL, via the coding sequence ATGACCCAAACAGATTCTCCAACTCTCACACCAGAGAGCCCTGGTAACGAACTGAAGAACAACTTTACACAGGCCCCCGTTGCCTCTGCACAGACTCTACGCGACAGTGTCGAGACGGCGCTCAACAACTACTTCGCTCACCTCGATGGGCAGCCAGTAACTCAAGTCTACGACATGGTATTAGCCGAAGTAGAGGCACCACTGCTTGAGCGGGTGATGAAGTACACCCGTAATAATCAGACTAAGGCCTCCGTCATCCTCGGCCTAAATCGCGGCACCCTGCGCAAAAAACTCAAGCAGTACGACCTGCTTTAA
- the accC gene encoding acetyl-CoA carboxylase biotin carboxylase subunit, with protein MEKVVIANRGEIALRILRACKELGIKTVAVHSTADRDLKHVRLADEAVCIGPAQSTESYLNGPRIISAAEVTGADGIHPGYGFLAENAEFADQVENSGFTFIGPTADTIRIMGDKVAAIRSMIKAGVPTVPGSNGPLTEESDRSLRIAREIGFPVIIKAAAGGGGRGMRVVNEENDLLSSIQLTKSEARIAFGDDTVYLEKFLGNPRHVEIQVLADGQGNAVHLFDRDCSLQRRHQKVIEEAPAPGIPDDIREKVAMDCVKACVEIGYRGAGTFEFLYEDGRFYFIEMNTRVQVEHPVTEMITGVDIVKWQLRIASGEKLTLKQEDIKINGHSIECRINAEDSKTFMPSPGMVTHYHAPGGNGIRVDSHLYSGYSVPPHYDSLIAKLITYGSTREEALNRMNNALDEMVIEGIRCNAALHKELINDPGFRRGGVNIHYLEKKLGLQ; from the coding sequence ATGGAAAAAGTTGTTATTGCCAACCGCGGCGAGATTGCACTGCGCATACTCCGCGCCTGTAAAGAGTTGGGCATTAAAACTGTCGCTGTACACTCTACCGCCGACCGCGATCTGAAGCACGTTCGTCTAGCCGACGAAGCCGTTTGCATCGGACCCGCTCAGTCGACGGAAAGCTACCTCAACGGCCCACGTATCATCAGTGCCGCAGAAGTCACTGGCGCCGACGGCATCCACCCTGGTTATGGCTTCTTAGCCGAAAACGCGGAGTTCGCCGACCAGGTTGAAAACAGCGGTTTCACCTTCATCGGCCCCACGGCGGACACCATCCGCATCATGGGCGATAAGGTTGCTGCGATCCGCTCGATGATCAAGGCTGGCGTCCCCACCGTACCGGGTTCCAACGGCCCCCTGACCGAGGAATCTGACCGCTCGCTACGCATCGCTCGTGAGATTGGCTTCCCCGTCATCATCAAGGCGGCAGCAGGTGGTGGCGGCCGCGGTATGCGCGTCGTCAACGAAGAAAACGACCTACTGAGCTCAATCCAGCTCACTAAGTCCGAGGCGCGCATTGCCTTTGGTGATGACACGGTTTATCTAGAAAAATTTCTCGGTAACCCCCGCCACGTCGAAATCCAAGTGCTGGCCGATGGCCAGGGCAATGCCGTTCACCTCTTCGATCGCGACTGCTCACTACAGCGCCGCCACCAAAAGGTTATCGAAGAGGCACCGGCACCGGGCATTCCCGACGATATTCGCGAGAAAGTGGCGATGGACTGCGTAAAAGCTTGCGTCGAGATCGGCTACCGTGGCGCCGGCACCTTTGAGTTTCTCTACGAGGATGGCCGCTTCTACTTCATCGAAATGAACACCCGCGTGCAGGTAGAGCATCCTGTAACCGAGATGATCACCGGTGTCGACATCGTCAAATGGCAGCTTCGCATCGCCAGTGGCGAGAAACTGACCTTGAAGCAGGAAGATATTAAAATCAACGGCCACTCCATCGAGTGTCGCATCAACGCCGAAGATTCCAAGACCTTCATGCCAAGCCCAGGTATGGTCACACACTATCACGCCCCAGGCGGTAACGGCATCCGTGTCGACTCCCACCTGTACAGCGGCTATAGCGTGCCACCACACTACGACTCACTCATTGCCAAGCTCATCACTTACGGTAGCACTCGTGAAGAGGCGCTAAACCGGATGAATAATGCGCTCGACGAGATGGTCATAGAAGGTATTCGCTGCAATGCTGCTCTGCACAAAGAGCTCATTAACGACCCAGGTTTCCGTCGTGGTGGTGTCAATATTCACTACCTAGAAAAGAAGCTTGGACTGCAGTAA
- the dusB gene encoding tRNA dihydrouridine synthase DusB, whose protein sequence is MYIGTYKIDGKAVLAPMAGVTDRPFRQLCKQHGAALVVSEMVTSDTRLWNTRKSKLRLDHSGEIAPRSVQIAGGDAAMMADATRQNIALGAQIIDINMGCPAKKVCKKAAGSALLKDQGLVQEILLASVEAAGPVPVTLKIRTGWSPEHRNGATIARIAEDCGISALAVHGRTRSDAYKGEAEYDTIAAIAASVDIPVFANGDIDSPEKAAQVLAYTGADAVMIGRAAQGKPWLFEQINQYLSQGIKLADPTKDEIFNIMSGHIQQLYAFYGEYMGVRIARKHVGWYLQQHQINRQLKQQFNQLESANEQQRLLAHIFDVELS, encoded by the coding sequence ATGTATATCGGCACATACAAAATTGACGGGAAGGCGGTGCTTGCGCCGATGGCTGGAGTCACTGATCGCCCATTTCGGCAGCTCTGTAAACAGCACGGTGCCGCGCTTGTTGTATCGGAGATGGTCACTAGTGATACGCGATTATGGAACACCCGAAAGTCTAAGCTGCGCTTAGATCACAGTGGAGAAATCGCACCACGAAGCGTGCAGATTGCTGGCGGAGACGCCGCCATGATGGCCGACGCTACACGCCAGAATATCGCTCTAGGTGCTCAGATTATCGACATCAACATGGGCTGTCCGGCAAAGAAAGTGTGTAAAAAAGCGGCTGGCTCAGCGCTATTAAAAGATCAAGGGTTAGTGCAAGAGATTTTGCTTGCATCCGTTGAGGCGGCAGGGCCCGTGCCTGTCACACTAAAGATACGTACCGGCTGGTCTCCTGAGCATCGCAACGGGGCAACCATCGCCCGTATCGCAGAGGATTGTGGCATCAGCGCGCTGGCGGTACACGGTCGTACGAGGAGTGACGCCTACAAGGGCGAAGCAGAGTACGACACTATCGCCGCCATCGCCGCCAGCGTCGACATCCCCGTCTTCGCCAACGGTGACATCGATAGCCCGGAGAAGGCCGCACAAGTGCTGGCTTATACCGGCGCCGACGCTGTCATGATCGGGCGAGCAGCACAAGGCAAGCCTTGGCTGTTTGAACAAATTAATCAATACCTTAGCCAAGGGATAAAGTTGGCCGATCCTACTAAGGATGAGATTTTTAATATTATGAGCGGCCATATCCAGCAGCTCTATGCCTTTTACGGCGAATACATGGGGGTACGCATAGCCCGCAAACACGTGGGCTGGTACTTACAGCAACACCAGATTAACCGTCAACTCAAGCAACAATTTAATCAGCTTGAGAGTGCCAACGAGCAGCAGAGGCTACTGGCACATATTTTTGACGTCGAACTAAGCTAG